Genomic DNA from Vanrija pseudolonga chromosome 3, complete sequence:
CTCGCACCACGGCAGTCAGCGGTCCCTGAGATTCAGGTCAGCGGCCAAACTCGAACAAGCGCACTACTCACGTCATCACTTGACCGTTCATACACCTCCATAGGCACAGCGAGGATTGTCTGCGCTGCAGAGTTGATGTTGCTAGACAGGCTCTTGTACGCAGCCTGCACACCCTCGCGCACATCGTTGGGCTGGTTGGCGTACCGACTtcgctcctccgcctcctcgtcatcagaAGAGTTGCCCTGGCCAGTCGCTTCTAGAATCACACTGTCCCCCGGCTTGCCGCCAAGGACGCCCtcagcgcgctcgagcacaaCCTGTGTGCCGGTTGCGAGCCGAGCACCCAGCTTcatgagctcgagcgcagTCGACTTGAGGAACGAGTTGGtgccgcgctgcacgcccCGTGCCACACGCCCGTCCTTGCGGTACTGCTCGATCGGCAGCAGGATGAGATCTGCCATTCCAGAGCCGACATTGACCACAGAGCGGATGGGCGAAATGCCAGAAATGACGTCGGCAAGCTGGTTGGCCTTGACGTCGGGCGTCCAAATGTCTTGGAGCAAGTTGGAGAgtcgcgtcgagcccgtgATGCCCGACAGCGTTACGTGTCGTAGCGTCATCTCGGCCCCGTCAAAGTGGAAAAAGTTCATGAGCTCGATGGTGCGTCCTTGGCGGAGTGCACCATAGTCGACGCGCTTGGGCTTGTagtcgagcttgagctcgaccGGGAAGATCTCCACGTGCTGGAAGAATGGCTCCTTCTTCGGCTCAGCCTCGGCTGGAACTGGTGCAGTCTGTGGCGCCTGGAAGCTGAAGAGGAACTTCAAAAAGTCGAGAGCATCTTGATCGACATGCAGGCGGAGAGGGAGGATTTTGGCCTGGGAACGTGGCGTCAGTTCCAACCTCCTCACAACCACTCGGCGCGACTTACCCTCACGCGAATCTCCTCATCCGGGGCAGGTAATGTAGGGCGCACCGTGACAATCTCCAAGCGTACCATGTCGGCATCCGTCTCGCGGAGGTTGCCCCGCGAGTCCGACTTCATCTCCGTCAGGAACTTCTTCCATGTCGACGTCTTGATGTGGTCAAGAATGTCAAACGAGCGGGCTGTGACATGAACACGTGAGGCGGTCGGATCCTCCGGTCCGTAGAtatcgacgtcggcgcgcagatCCGAGAGTGAGAACTCGATCTGTCCGCGCTTGGACCGTGTCAGACGCTTACCGTGCAGGCGGACATGAGACCGCTTcgtcggcacgggcgaggaACGAGCCCCCGGTCCAGCCTCGGGGAATGTCTGCCAGCTGCTTTGGCTGGCCGTCTCCGCGGCTCCGAGGTCCTCTAGCTCGTCATCGATcgccgcgagcagctgcgTCGAGTCCATATCGCCCCGGTTCCCATCAAGACCAATGTAAATCGAATTGAAGAGGACCGAGCTTGTCTTTTCAATCGATGCGTCTGCCTTTTGACCGGAAGCGAGTAGCTGGCGAATCTTCTCCAGACGGCGTCGAACAGACTTGATCTCGTCTTCAATGTCCTTGCGTGTCTTCTGCCAGTCGTAGCCGTCGTGCAGAAGGACGGATACACTGCAGTTCTGAACCCTGACGCGAGTCCTGCCGGTTCGTGTGTCTTCATGGTTGCTGAGGACAGGAAGAGTGTTCCAGTAGTTGGCGTCCTCCTCAAACGGTTCGGTCATGATGACTCGAACTGTGCCGCCCCGTACATCGCCGTgcacgagcacctcgtcaTCCGTACTCTCCCACGAGCGGAGCGACTCGCCCGTTGAACGATCAACCTTCGGCCCCGTCTTGGACTGCCGGGCGGCGTGGTCAAGATAGTCGAGGTTTGTTGGGAGATCGTCCTCGATCATGTCGGCGCCGGACACAATTTCAGGCGCTTGTCCAAACGCTTCGAGGTCCACGGAAGCGAACACGTCGATCGTCTGATCGAGCGACatgtggcggcggggaggaggagaggacTTGGTGACAGGCTTGGCCGGTACCAGCTTGCTCATATCCCctgccagcgcgccgaggctcgCAAACGAGTCTGCACAAGCCGTTACTCTcaccgtcgcgccgaggacgtcgacaaggacgcTTTCTTGTGGGATCATGGAGCGAAGAATCTGAGTGTCCATCGACACAATCTCCACCAGCTGGGCATATCCCGCGCGTTTCCATGCCTCGAGCGAGAACGGGTGACCCATTTGCAACGGCCCAGCAGCTCCGAGGTCGTCAATGGCGAGCAGATTGACaccggcgaggccgaggtccaAGGTCGTCTCGTCCGCGTCGCTTTCAAGTGCGGTTCGCAGTTCCAAATCGTTGGCGACAACGAGAAGGGCGCCATCCAACGTCGGGGCAGAGACATGAGCACTGCAGTCGTTGAGGTTCAACTGGATCCGGGTGACTTCGCTTGGGACGACATCCTCAAACACGCCCTCCGGTGTCTTTGCGTACCGTGCAAGATCCTGTACCCATTCCAGATCTTTCGTCACGAAGACCGTGCACGCCGAAGCGGCCAGCTTGATGCCCGTCGCCTTGGTGCGATCGGCGTGCGTGATGGACGAGAAGCGGAGGTGAACTAAGGGTTGAGAGTGGGTAGTTAAGGTCAACGGGGTGGTACGACCAAAGAGACGGCTGGGCTCAGCGCCAATGTCCTCTAGATGGAACAAGTCGGCGTCCATGGCAGACAGGATGATGGACGTTTCCTGCTTGTTGACCTTGTTCGACTCGAGCTTCACGTCCAGGTCTGAGGCATGCAGCGAAACGATTCGCTCAGAGCCGCCGGCATTGGGAGGCTGTTTACCCTTGGGGATAAGAAGGGCGACTTCCACTTCGCTGACAACAACGCGGAGCAGGGTAGCAGccaactcgtcgtcctcgtcgtcgacagcggaactcgaagccgacgacgacgccttaGAACCAAAGAAGCGACTGCCAATCATCTTGAGGTCGTCGCGAGGTTTCGGCGCGGAGCCGTCTCCAAATGCTCCGTCCAGCCAATGCgtgatgtcgtcggcgaagAACTGCAGGCCCTCGACCGTCGGCTGACGAATCTTGGCCTGTACAGACGGTATCTTGCAGGACACTGTCTGGGTCTTGACTCCAGTAGCAGGCGCGAGTTCAGAGTTGACCGACACTGACGGTAGCAGCAGTTCTTCGTCCCCTGGGTCAGGTGCTAACGGTCCAATAACCAAGAACGCGGATGACCGCTTGTCTGGTGTGAAAGTCAGCTTGGGTCCAAGCCTGGCCTGGCTGCCCGCACCTGGAACGCGGCTGAACAAGAACACCATCTTCTGCCACTCGAGACTGATCCCTCCCTTGGCCGAGGGCTGCTCAAATGCCCCAATGCTGGGTCTCCTAGCTGGTGGCGCCTGCACTGGGTCCTGTGCCACCCTGGCCTGGAGACCGTGGATGTCTATAGTGACGATCCCTGAGCGCAGGTGTGCACCGTCGCCCCAAGAGCCGCGCCTGGCGGGTGGTGCAGGACAGCGAATATCAAGACGGATCGTCGGGCAGCGCACCGTCAGCAGGGTGCGTGGTTCCTCGATGGACCGCCGCCCAGCGGATGTGGCAGTCAAATCGTCGATGATCGAGTCGCTCCGCAGCGGCACGAACGGTCGGGGACCAGCGTGCAGCGATGTCGGTGTGGGTGCATGCTCGCTTGGTGATGACTGCACGAGAGGCGCCAAGGAGCGGAGGAGTGGCAGGAGACGCTCCACAAGAGACAGGTCCAAGAAGGCGTGGACAGGGAGAAGCTCAATCGCGGCCGCTAAAACAATCAGCATTGCACAGGTGCCATGACCTACCGTCCCTGTGATCCAAGCGCTTGCGCACTGATAGCGCCGGGCCAGCCGGTGCTTCCGACCCACTCGCGCTGCGAAGAATtcccttggccttgggcttgaccTTCCACACTTTCTCGCTGCTCCTCTTCTGAACACTTGCGTTTCGCCAGTCGATCGACTCAAACTCTGGAAAGGCAGACAGATCGGACGACCGCTTGTGCGCTGAAGAGAGGCTCGATGATGCGCCTGGTGGAATCTCGTACTGCCGTGACAGGTTGACGTCAAAGGTGAGGACTGGGAAGGAACCGCCTGGTggttcgtcgtcgccagtcTCCGCCGACGCAAGGTACTCGAAGAGCGAGATGTCGCCAACTGTGAGAGTCGCGACAGGGGGTTGTGGCCCAACGGAAGCCTTCTTTCGACCGTCGGGGCGCTTCCGCGGGCTAGCCTGAGGCACGAAGCCAGGTGCGGCATATGACGCCGCAATGTCCTCGAGTCGTAGACGCAAGTGGCCCATGGGCAGGTTCACGTTGGCAGGCTTCTGGAAGAACTGCTGAGCAGCCTCCCTGAATTCGTCTGTTGGCCGTCCCAAGTCATAAATAAGTGCAAGATAAACGCCATTGACATGGACCTTCGCGTCCAGGCGAGGTTGGCCGGTCTGATTATCCGTCTTACCAGATGACGAAGGCTCTGGCTGTCGAGGAGGGGACTGCGATGGTGGAGCTGCCGCCTGTGCGAGAGCAAGAAGGAAGGCTGCGTGCCGAGGAAGAATCACTGCCGACACAGTGCCGATCGAGAGATCGATGTCCACAGCAGGGAGCGGGTTAACCTGGGGAGccggggcgcgcgggggtgACCCGGGCTGAGGAGTTGGAGGGTAGGTCGTGGTCAGCTTGAGCACAATATCCTCTGATCCAAATGACAACAGGAGGGTTTCTGTTGGCTCTTCAGGCTCGGCTGCAGGCGTTGGAGTCGCCGTCCGGCTCGTGCGCTCCGAGGCGTAACTGTCCGCAGGGTGCGAGTCGTAAAGAGACCTCGgaggagctgctgcaggcgGCTGTTGAAATGGCGGTGtgcgaggccgcggcggcgtagcTGCCCGCAGTGGCACTGGCGCCGCAATGACCGGTGATGGTggcacgtcctcgacgggctcgaAGTCTGGCGAGGCTGGCGATTCTGCAGGCAGCTCGATGCGTGATTCTGCGGGCAGCTCGATGCGCGATTCTGGAAGCGGGATGTTGAAAGGATCAGGCGGTagcgacgccgtgctcctgAACACGTCCTCACCCCCCTCGGCATCAGTGTACACGCTGTGATAGATGCTTCGACTCGACGCGGTCGTCATGGTGCTGGCCCGCAAATCTGAAGGTGGTGCCGGAGGCGGAAGCTCGATGCGAGACTCTGGAAGAGGGACGTTCCATGGATCAGGCGGGAGGGTAGTCGAAGCCACAGACTCATCATCAGGACCTCCTTCCGCGTCGGCGTACACGCTGTGGTAGATGCTCCGTCCAGACGCAGCCGTCATGGTGCTGAACCTCAGATCCGAAGGAGCAGGCGCGCTCAATCGACTGGACCGGATATCCGTAGGCGGTACGATCACGCTCTCTCGTAGGTCGGCCACAGCCTGCGACATGGCCATGGAATGGAACTGGTCGCTGCTATCgtccgacgacaaggacgacgacgatgcggtAGACGGTGTGCGCGCGACAGGAAAGGGGCGCAGTACTGGCGGCTGCCTCTGCTCTGCCTGCGGCTTGGGGAGCGGAAGGAGGTACACGCCAACAGATGACACAGTGACAGCTCTGACCGTCTTGCGAGGCTCGGTTGAAGCCTCGGGGGTCTGATCGGCGTACGCCACCTCGCCTAGTCGAAGCTCGACAATGCCACCATGCTGGTCGTCCTCATACCGCAGCCGTACGCGGACCTGCTTGACGTTGATCTGGAGGCGAGAGAGGATACGTTCCACCAGACCAGTAAGAACGGTCGTGCTCTCCACCTGCTCGGGGAGTGGGTTCGCTTCAGGCTCGCTCTGCCGCCGGCTGGAGCCGCCACCAGCCGAGGGAAAGCCACCGGGCAGCGCCTCGCGGGAGAATGGGTCCGTGTGGGAGAGTATCAAGCTCTCACGGATAGAcctgtcgagctcggcaccctcgaacgcgtcgagctcatcgtgGACAAAGTCGTCGGCTGCCGAGGTGACCGAGCTCGCTAGGTCGATGGGGTGGTGCGAATGCTTGAGCTCTGAACGGCCAAGGTGGGGTAGGTTGGCAAGAGTGGACTTGCCTTGCGAAGGAGAGGGCGAAACCGTAACTTCCAGAGTCAAGGATTCGACAGCCAGAGAGAGCGGGTCGGACCATAGGTTCGGGAATGGCACGCGAGCAAACACCTTTGCCACCTCGCCCGAGGTCACCGTGAACGGGAGTGAATCTGGAATGAGGTCGTTTATCTCCTGTGGGGGTTGAGCACCAGCACGCCATGTTGCCACTCACCGTCGTGTCGATTTCCAAGCGCTCAATCTCGACCCATCCTTGGCTTATCTGCGCCTGTATCCGCTCTAcgtcgagcgaggacgagacgacgaAGCGCCCCAACGCGCGTCGTAGCACATAGGACAGGAAGCGGCGCTGGATGTTGGCCGGCAGAGATATCGAGGGTAGCGAGGGGAGGTTGAACGTGAGAAATGAGGGGAACCACATGGCGCGTGGGTTGCgttggtggtgctggcgttGTTACAGGTATGTTGTTGCTGGCGACATGCGAATGGGTCGGGGGGGAAGGTCACTGGGGCCGGGGCTTATGTAGGTAGTGTTCGTAATGTGTGAAATGCAAGAGCTTGAGGTGGCGTGTGGGGCGATGCGTATCAGAGTCGTGGTTCTTGTCTAGGGAGTCATTATGCCGTCTGAACAAGGATGATTGCGAGTGGAAGAGTGCTCGTCAAGAAGACAACGATGGGGAGGAGAGGGGTGGGGAGGATGGGCCTGGGTTGTTGCCACTCAacgccgtcatcgtcgcgTCTTCAAGGGTGAGTCGGTGGAGATCCGTGCAATGTCCGCGGAACCAAGTAACGCATCATCGCAGGTAACCGTCATCGCaggctcgacctcgacccctcCATCGCTCCCTTCCTCTCAGACCAAACCATGGCCTATATAGCATCTCCCACAGCAACGTAAGTCAGCTGCTGTTATCCCCTACTCACCATCCAGGTGGGACACGATCGAGGATGTCTTCTACCGCAAGGAGGAGGTCTACCAGATGGCGTGGAACGTACCCGACCTGTCAGACTACCTCGTCGCTGTGAGCCGGAACGGCGGTCCCATCGGTGAGCTTCGATGAATTCGATCTGAGCTGGCTGACTGTCAGCCCTCATGCGTGATGAACGCAAGATCCTACTGCAGAGCCGGCACACGGGCGGCAAGCCCAAGATCCAGGTGTACACCAGCTCTGGACGACTCATCGCGACCTTCACCGTGAGCAACTGCCATTGACCCGCGCTGACATCCCAGTGGGAGCTGTCACCGCCGATTCTCCTCCAGTTTACTGGAACCCACCTCGCTGTCGTCTCCGATGAGGGCACGTACAGGCTGTACGACCTCAGCAGCCCGGGCGAGTACACTCAGCACACGCTGGGCCCGGAGGTGGCCGACCTCGGTGTCGTGTCTGCTCGCGCGTGGGAGGACGGGCTGGTGGTCCTCACTGGTGGCCTGCAGTTTGTCGAGACGCGCGGGTGGAAGGGCGGCCGTGTGTCCCAGCTCGTGGACAGCGGACTGACCGAGGCGCCACACTCGTGGGCCGTCATCCCACCAGAgtactcggcgagcgggcACGTCGAGGTGCAGGTATCCACCGGCTCGACGGTGGTCACGCTCGATGCGCTGGAACGCGTCGACCAGCGGATCAGCCGTGGGCCATTCAGCCATATTGCGCTTAGCCCCAACGGCCGCTTCCTCGCTCTCGTCACCGCGACGGGCATGCTCTGGGTCGTGTCGTCTGACTTTGCGCGCAACCtctccgaggtcgacatcTCGCAGTTTGCAGGCAGCGGTACAGATCTCCATGGGCTCCCTGACCGCCTGCCCGAGAGAGTCAAGTGGTGTGGCGACAATGCCGTCGTGTTGTCCTGGGGCGGCAGAGTCGTGATTGTCGGCCCGAAGGGCGAGTCCATCCAGTACGACTACCCGCCAGCCGCTGTCATCGTCGGCGAAGTGGATTCACTCAGGAtcatctcgtcggcgacatGTGAGGTGCTGCAGAAGGTCCCAGGTGAGCTACTGAACATGGACCagagctgaccccagacgCACTCCTCGCCGTCTTTAGGCCCGGTTCAGACCACCCGGCAGCGGTGCTGTACGATGCTCTCGACCACTTTGAGCGCAAGTCGCCCAAGGCGGACGAGGCAATCCGGAGCATCCGGCCTGATCTTGCCCGCGCAGTCGACACTTGCATCGAGGCGGCAGGGCAAGAATGGGAGGTGACATGGCAGCGGAGACTGCTCAAGGCTGCTCAGTTTGgccgcgccttcctcgacctgTACAACCCCAACGACTTTGTCACGATGGCGCAGACCCTCAAGGTGCTCAATGCGGTCCGGTACTACGAGGTCGGAATTCCCATCACGTATCAGCAGTGGGTGCTCATTGTGATCAGTTGACAACCCACTGACACCACAGGTATACTTCCGCCGGGGCACCAGCGCTCATCTCCCGCCTGCTGACGAGGAACGAgcacgtcctcgccctccgcaTCTCCCAGCATCTCGGCCTGCGCCCCGACCCCGTACTCAAGCactgggccgccgcgcgcatcaCCCGCGCGAAGGGCGACCCAAGAGATACCGACGGTGATGCCGCGCTGTGCGATGCCATCGTCAGCAAGTTTGAaaaggagggcgagaaggacgTCAGCTACTCTGAGATTGCCCAGAAGGCATACGAGAACGGACGGGTGCGACTGGCTACAATGGTGGGTCCTAGTAGTCGTGATCGCCCTAACCCGCCAGCTTCTTGACCACGAGTCTCGCGCAGCCGAGCAAGTGCCCCTCCTCCTGAAAATGAAGCAAGACAAGATTGCGCTGGAGAAGGCCGTGGGGTCAGGCGACACAGACCTCGTCTACCACGTCCTGTTGCGCCTGCACTCCTCCCTCTCACCCGGAGAGTTcttcgccgtgctcgacgactcgCTCTCTCcgcagctcacgcccgcTGTCAAGCTTCTGCAAGTATACGCGAAAGAAAACGACCGACAGCTCCTCCGCGACTTCTACTACCAGGATGACCGGCGGACAGAGAACGCGACGctcgagatggaggaggcgggcaccagcgcggtcgccgaggagcggaTAGAGCACCTGAAGCAGGCTGCCAAGTTCTTCGGCGAGGATAAGGCGCGTGCCTTCGAGTCCAagatggccgacgaggcacagcgcctcctcgccgtccagcTGCTGTACGAGCGTGAGACGGACCACAGGCATGTTTTTGCCGGCCTGACGGTCGACGCGTTCATCACGGAGCTGCTCATTGAGAAGCTGGATAAGCGCGCTGAGCGTATCCGGGCCGAGTGGAAGGTGCCGGACaagcggtggtggtggctcaagctcaaggcgctcgccaagacgCACAGCTGGGAGGCCATCGAGACGTTTGCCAAGAGCAAGAAGAGCCCGATTGGGTACGAGCCGTTTGTGGTAGGTGTTGTCGGCCTCTCATTTCCACCCACCTACTAACCTCCCAGACCCACctcctctcgctcgacccACCGCAGCCCCTCCACGCGGCGAGCTTCGTGGCGCGGTgcgacgccaaggccagGCCGGACCTGTATGCCAAGTGCGGCCAGTGGGGCAAGGCTGCCGAGTCGGCCAAGGAGCGCggggacaaggacaagctcgagtGCGTGGAGCTTTGAGTGCTGAGACCACAGCTGACACACGCCGCAGGGAGATTCGCAGGTTGGCACCACCTGGCCTGCCACAAcgagaggtcgaggaggtcatCCGCCGACCAAAGTAGCTGTCTCAAGCACGTTAAATACCACGCATAATACCTGTAATCAATGCATGCACTACACTTTCTGGGGTCCATGCTTTTTGGTGCGGGGGGATGCACTATGCCACACCGCCCAGCCTCTACTTCTGCAACTCGTCCAGGATAACCTCCTCCATTGCCCGCACCGTATCGCTCTTGGTCCACAGCGACGTCATGATGTACGCGACGTTGCCGAGCGGGCGCGAGTGGATGCGgaagggcggcgccgagccagtggggtcgacgacggggtgcgcgcggaggcggtcgaggaaggcctggccgacgagcgagccgtAGTCTGCGTCGGGGTCGtgcaggtcgacggcgagcacggtgCCCATCGCCATGGCGCCCTTGACCTGGGGCAGGCGGGAGAGCTCATCAACAAACTTGCGGCGCCAGAGGCtccagcgcgcgctctcgTCCTTGGTGCTAACCCCCCAgtcggccttgggctcggcccacgtgtcggccgcgtcgttgtcctcgatcatcttgagcgcgcgcagcgcaacCGCACAGCCCATCGGGTTGGCAGTGTACGAGTGACCATGCAGCAGGGCGTCGACCTTGCGGTCGGAGAGGAACGCGTTGaagatggacgacgaggcgacggtCGCGGACAGCGGGAGCAGGCCGCCCGTCAGGATCTTGGCGTAGCATGAGATGTCGGGCGTCGTGCCcatcacgctcgacgcgttgTGGTATCCGAACCTGTAGAGGCCGGAGAAGACCTCGTCAAAGATGATGGGCAGGCCGCGCCACTCGTTCGCGTCGCGCGGGGCAGCGAGCTCAGCGGCGtacgtcgcgtcgtcgcgcttccCAGCGAACAGGTctgcgctggcgcgcgccacctcgaccaTGCATAGCTGGAAGAGCGGGTCGACGAACACCatgccgcctgcgccgagaCACGTCGGCTcgatgacgagcgcgccgaacTGGCGGCCTTGCGCCGTCAGGTCGGCAAGCGTCGAGCGGATATGCGCGCGGTAGTAGTCTGCCAAGGGGGAAGTGGCGCGCGTCTTGAAGTCGTACACGTCCGCCACGGAGCCAAAGGACACGGCCCAGCCGTCCGGCGTCGTCTTGGAGCCAGGAAGGGCGGGCCACGCGTCTGGCCCAGTCGTCGAgacggtcgcggcgccgtcctcgaccagCACCGCAGGCGGAGAGAACCAGTGCCCGCGGCCCTTGTACCAGTCCACAGCCTTGTTGAACGTGGAGGCCTCGGTCGCGTCCATCGCGCCAATGGTGTCGCCGTGGTATCCGCCCCGCAGGCCAATGACCCCCACGTCCCCGCCGATCTCGCCCTGCCACCCGTACCGCTTGCCGCTGGCGCGGAGGGCAGCCTTCAGCGCGACCTCCATGCCTGTGCTCCCGTTGTCCGAGTAGAAgacgcgcgacgcccagCCCTTGCCGACGGTGGAGAGcagcttctcggcgagctcgagcgccggctTGTGGCTTCCGGAGGGGAAGAGGACATGGCCGTACCGCCCTGCTGCTTCGGCCGCAGCGAGGGTGAGCTCCTCAGTCGCGTGTCCGTGCGATTGGCTTCCATCAGCTGCTGTGCCAGAGGACGCACTCACGTGAACCAGCTGGCTGCGCCGTCAAAGAATGGCTCCAGGATGCTCTCCTTGGCGggggccgcctcgcccttcGGCTTGGCGTAGTACGCGTCAAAGTAGTCGCCGTGCGCCGAGTCGATGACCATGACCTGCTGCTCCTTGTTGACCAAGCCGTGCTGCGTGAACGGCCACCACACCTGGTCGAGGGTACGCCTCGGCATGCTCCGGATCTCGTCGATACGCTCGACGTGTTTCCTGTCGAGCCagtcgaccgcgccgccgacgccgccctcgccctcctgctcgccgccgagcccctccacctcggcatACCACTGTGCGAGGCGcacggcgtcctcctcgacagtGCCCTGCTTCTCTGGTGGCCTGCGCACGTTCCAGAACCCGACGCCCCGCTCCTGGAAGTAGTCGCGCAGGAAGGTGTCGTTGCGGTAGTACGGGTCGTGGAGGCACAGGACCGCGTTGATGTCGTACCCGCGTATTGAGAGCGACTCGTACGACGCGAGCGTGGTCGAGATGCCACCGAGGTGTGGTGAGGCGATAAGCACGGCAGGGAGGCGGAGTGGGCGAAGGAAGGTCGActgggtgtgtggtgggtgcAGCGCGGGCGAGTGGACACCTGGCGGTTAgttggcagcagcaagagCCACAACTCACCTCCGGCCGTCTCCACAAAGACGTggccgtccttgccggcgAGACTGCCCGCGACCTCC
This window encodes:
- the vps16 gene encoding Vacuolar protein sorting-associated protein 16; the protein is MAYIASPTATWDTIEDVFYRKEEVYQMAWNVPDLSDYLVAVSRNGGPIALMRDERKILLQSRHTGGKPKIQVYTSSGRLIATFTWELSPPILLQFTGTHLAVVSDEGTYRLYDLSSPGEYTQHTLGPEVADLGVVSARAWEDGLVVLTGGLQFVETRGWKGGRVSQLVDSGLTEAPHSWAVIPPEYSASGHVEVQVSTGSTVVTLDALERVDQRISRGPFSHIALSPNGRFLALVTATGMLWVVSSDFARNLSEVDISQFAGSGTDLHGLPDRLPERVKWCGDNAVVLSWGGRVVIVGPKGESIQYDYPPAAVIVGEVDSLRIISSATCEVLQKVPDALLAVFRPGSDHPAAVLYDALDHFERKSPKADEAIRSIRPDLARAVDTCIEAAGQEWEVTWQRRLLKAAQFGRAFLDLYNPNDFVTMAQTLKVLNAVRYYEVGIPITYQQYTSAGAPALISRLLTRNEHVLALRISQHLGLRPDPVLKHWAAARITRAKGDPRDTDGDAALCDAIVSKFEKEGEKDVSYSEIAQKAYENGRVRLATMLLDHESRAAEQVPLLLKMKQDKIALEKAVGSGDTDLVYHVLLRLHSSLSPGEFFAVLDDSLSPQLTPAVKLLQVYAKENDRQLLRDFYYQDDRRTENATLEMEEAGTSAVAEERIEHLKQAAKFFGEDKARAFESKMADEAQRLLAVQLLYERETDHRHVFAGLTVDAFITELLIEKLDKRAERIRAEWKVPDKRWWWLKLKALAKTHSWEAIETFAKSKKSPIGYEPFVTHLLSLDPPQPLHAASFVARCDAKARPDLYAKCGQWGKAAESAKERGDKDKLEEIRRLAPPGLPQREVEEVIRRPK
- the ATG2 gene encoding Autophagy-related protein 2: MWFPSFLTFNLPSLPSISLPANIQRRFLSYVLRRALGRFVVSSSLDVERIQAQISQGWVEIERLEIDTTEINDLIPDSLPFTVTSGEVAKVFARVPFPNLWSDPLSLAVESLTLEVTVSPSPSQGKSTLANLPHLGRSELKHSHHPIDLASSVTSAADDFVHDELDAFEGAELDRSIRESLILSHTDPFSREALPGGFPSAGGGSSRRQSEPEANPLPEQVESTTVLTGLVERILSRLQINVKQVRVRLRYEDDQHGGIVELRLGEVAYADQTPEASTEPRKTVRAVTVSSVGVYLLPLPKPQAEQRQPPVLRPFPVARTPSTASSSSLSSDDSSDQFHSMAMSQAVADLRESVIVPPTDIRSSRLSAPAPSDLRFSTMTAASGRSIYHSVYADAEGGPDDESVASTTLPPDPWNVPLPESRIELPPPAPPSDLRASTMTTASSRSIYHSVYTDAEGGEDVFRSTASLPPDPFNIPLPESRIELPAESRIELPAESPASPDFEPVEDVPPSPVIAAPVPLRAATPPRPRTPPFQQPPAAAPPRSLYDSHPADSYASERTSRTATPTPAAEPEEPTETLLLSFGSEDIVLKLTTTYPPTPQPGSPPRAPAPQVNPLPAVDIDLSIGTVSAVILPRHAAFLLALAQAAAPPSQSPPRQPEPSSSGKTDNQTGQPRLDAKVHVNGVYLALIYDLGRPTDEFREAAQQFFQKPANVNLPMGHLRLRLEDIAASYAAPGFVPQASPRKRPDGRKKASVGPQPPVATLTVGDISLFEYLASAETGDDEPPGGSFPVLTFDVNLSRQYEIPPGASSSLSSAHKRSSDLSAFPEFESIDWRNASVQKRSSEKVWKVKPKAKGILRSASGSEAPAGPALSVRKRLDHRDAAAIELLPVHAFLDLSLVERLLPLLRSLAPLVQSSPSEHAPTPTSLHAGPRPFVPLRSDSIIDDLTATSAGRRSIEEPRTLLTVRCPTIRLDIRCPAPPARRGSWGDGAHLRSGIVTIDIHGLQARVAQDPVQAPPARRPSIGAFEQPSAKGGISLEWQKMVFLFSRVPGAGSQARLGPKLTFTPDKRSSAFLVIGPLAPDPGDEELLLPSVSVNSELAPATGVKTQTVSCKIPSVQAKIRQPTVEGLQFFADDITHWLDGAFGDGSAPKPRDDLKMIGSRFFGSKASSSASSSAVDDEDDELAATLLRVVVSEVEVALLIPKGKQPPNAGGSERIVSLHASDLDVKLESNKVNKQETSIILSAMDADLFHLEDIGAEPSRLFGRTTPLTLTTHSQPLVHLRFSSITHADRTKATGIKLAASACTVFVTKDLEWVQDLARYAKTPEGVFEDVVPSEVTRIQLNLNDCSAHVSAPTLDGALLVVANDLELRTALESDADETTLDLGLAGVNLLAIDDLGAAGPLQMGHPFSLEAWKRAGYAQLVEIVSMDTQILRSMIPQESVLVDVLGATVRVTACADSFASLGALAGDMSKLVPAKPVTKSSPPPRRHMSLDQTIDVFASVDLEAFGQAPEIVSGADMIEDDLPTNLDYLDHAARQSKTGPKVDRSTGESLRSWESTDDEVLVHGDVRGGTVRVIMTEPFEEDANYWNTLPVLSNHEDTRTGRTRVRVQNCSVSVLLHDGYDWQKTRKDIEDEIKSVRRRLEKIRQLLASGQKADASIEKTSSVLFNSIYIGLDGNRGDMDSTQLLAAIDDELEDLGAAETASQSSWQTFPEAGPGARSSPVPTKRSHVRLHGKRLTRSKRGQIEFSLSDLRADVDIYGPEDPTASRVHVTARSFDILDHIKTSTWKKFLTEMKSDSRGNLRETDADMVRLEIVTVRPTLPAPDEEIRVRAKILPLRLHVDQDALDFLKFLFSFQAPQTAPVPAEAEPKKEPFFQHVEIFPVELKLDYKPKRVDYGALRQGRTIELMNFFHFDGAEMTLRHVTLSGITGSTRLSNLLQDIWTPDVKANQLADVISGISPIRSVVNVGSGMADLILLPIEQYRKDGRVARGVQRGTNSFLKSTALELMKLGARLATGTQVVLERAEGVLGGKPGDSVILEATGQGNSSDDEEAEERSRYANQPNDVREGVQAAYKSLSSNINSAAQTILAVPMEVYERSSDDGPLTAVVRAVPIAIIKPMIGASEAVSKTLLGLRNTLDPEGRREMGDKYK